A stretch of Candidatus Dormiibacterota bacterium DNA encodes these proteins:
- a CDS encoding MerR family transcriptional regulator produces MDISIGQMARLTGLPVKTVRYYSDIGLAPEAERSPSGYRRYDQAGLARLELVRTLRDLGFDLATIRQVLDRRAGLAEVASAHADAIDLHIRQLTLRRTLLRAIARRDSRPEEVHRMTAFARTSADEAGRIMEDFIASVFADHPDDPFATVMRSGLPTLPEDPSDAQIDAWVELAGMVGDADFRARVRRMVTEGARLRAGSGISHDDKPTAEAGRAVVERGQAAIAAGVAPESEGAAAIADELVGLFATAAHRSDDAAYRAELVWMLETFSDQRVERYWNLIGVINGWPQGPSLTPAYEWFVAALRAAR; encoded by the coding sequence ATGGACATCTCGATCGGCCAGATGGCGCGGCTCACCGGGCTCCCGGTGAAGACCGTCCGCTACTACTCGGACATCGGGCTCGCCCCCGAGGCCGAGCGCAGCCCGTCCGGCTATCGCCGCTACGACCAGGCCGGGCTGGCCCGGCTCGAGCTGGTCCGCACCCTCCGCGACCTGGGGTTCGACCTGGCGACGATCCGCCAGGTCCTCGACCGCCGGGCCGGGCTCGCCGAGGTGGCCAGCGCCCACGCCGACGCCATCGACCTGCACATCCGTCAGCTCACCCTGCGCCGGACGCTGCTGCGGGCCATCGCCCGCCGCGACTCCCGGCCCGAGGAGGTACATCGCATGACCGCGTTCGCCCGCACGTCCGCCGATGAGGCCGGACGGATCATGGAGGACTTCATCGCCTCCGTCTTCGCCGACCATCCCGACGACCCCTTCGCCACGGTGATGCGCAGCGGCCTGCCCACGCTGCCGGAGGACCCGTCCGACGCCCAGATCGACGCCTGGGTCGAGCTCGCCGGAATGGTCGGCGACGCCGACTTCCGTGCCCGGGTGCGGCGGATGGTCACCGAGGGGGCCCGGCTGCGGGCCGGCTCCGGCATCAGCCACGACGACAAGCCCACCGCGGAGGCCGGGCGGGCGGTGGTGGAGCGTGGCCAGGCGGCGATCGCCGCCGGGGTCGCGCCGGAGTCGGAGGGGGCGGCGGCGATCGCCGACGAGCTGGTCGGGCTGTTCGCGACCGCCGCCCACCGGAGCGACGACGCCGCGTATCGCGCCGAGCTGGTCTGGATGCTCGAGACCTTCAGCGACCAGCGGGTGGAGCGCTACTGGAACCTGATCGGCGTCATCAACGGCTGGCCGCAGGGGCCCTCGCTGACGCCCGCCTACGAGTGGTTCGTCGCCGCGCTCCGGGCGGCGCGCTGA
- a CDS encoding DUF4158 domain-containing protein, with protein MRRELDPDELIEHWTVLPDEQALIQAKRGENRMGFALLLKFYIQRGRFPRRRSEIPAEAVDHGARQVGAPAGDVDAYYY; from the coding sequence GTGCGCCGAGAGCTCGATCCAGATGAGCTGATCGAGCACTGGACCGTCCTTCCGGACGAGCAGGCGCTCATCCAGGCCAAGCGGGGCGAGAACCGGATGGGGTTTGCCCTGCTGCTCAAGTTCTACATCCAACGGGGCCGGTTCCCCCGGCGCCGATCCGAGATCCCCGCCGAGGCCGTCGACCACGGTGCCCGGCAGGTCGGGGCGCCGGCCGGTGACGTCGACGCCTACTACTACTAG